One window of the Nicotiana tabacum cultivar K326 chromosome 4, ASM71507v2, whole genome shotgun sequence genome contains the following:
- the LOC107779245 gene encoding transcription factor DIVARICATA — protein sequence METLWATSLIPNSSWMMMEQRKSSEWTQEENKKFESALAIYDERTPNRWFKVADLIPGKTVYDVMKQYKELAADVSDIEAGLFPVPPSSFMLELVDDNRGVQAFRKRGRSFDQERKKGVPWTEEEHRRFLMGLDKHGKGDWRNISRNFVISKTPTQVASHAQKYYLRQLSGGKDKRRPSIHDITTVNLTNIDLSDNNLNSNNNNNNNKFPSSFAVNNPLQNSNDGALMAFGSSYNSSSYPYEFGSVNIWN from the exons atggaaacTTTGTGGGCTACGTCGCTTATACCAAATTCAAGCTGGATGATGATGGAACAGAGGAAAAGCAGTGAATGGACACAAGAAGAGAACAAGAAATTTGAAAGTGCACTTGCAATATACGATGAGAGAACTCCAAATAGATGGTTTAAGGTGGCGGATTTGATCCCTGGGAAGACAGTATATGATGTGATGAAACAGTACAAAGAATTAGCAGCAGATGTAAGTGACATAGAAGCTGGCTTGTTCCCAGTTCCTCCTTCGTCTTTTATGCTTGAGTTGGTCGATGATAATCGCGGTGTTCAAGCGTTTAGAAAGAGGGGCAGATCTTTTGatcaagagagaaaaaaaggtgTCCCATGGACTGAGGAAGAACACAG GAGGTTTCTGATGGGACTTGACAAGCATGGGAAAGGGGATTGGAGGAACATATCAAGGAATTTTGTGATCTCAAAAACGCCAACGCAAGTGGCAAGTCATGCTCAAAAATACTATCTGAGACAGCTTTCAGGAGGGAAAGATAAGAGGAGACCTAGCATCCATGACATTACTACTGTCAATCTCACGAACATCGACTTGTCCGACAACAATctaaacagcaacaacaacaacaacaacaataaatttcCATCTTCGTTCGCGGTTAACAACCCGTTGCAGAATTCTAATGATGGAGCGTTGATGGCTTTTGGATCGTCTTATAACAGCAGCTCCTACCCCTATGAGTTTGGTTCAGTAAACATATGGAACTGA
- the LOC107779244 gene encoding laccase-4-like yields MASLVQAVVLVALATSFFPAFVESIVRHYKFTVVRKNATRLCATKPIITVNGKFPGPTLYAREDDTVLVRVVNHVQDNVTIHWHGVRQLRTGWSDGPAYITQCPIQTGQSYLYNFTLTGQRGTLLWHAHINWQRATVHGAIVILPKRRVPYPFPKPEKEEIIILGEWWSSDVEAVINQAMKMGVAPNVSDAHTINGHPGPAPNCSSKGYTLHVESGKTYLLRIINAALNEELFFKIAGHNLTVVEVDASYVKPFKTDTIFIAPGQTTNAILTADQSAGKYLIAVSPFMDTIVATDNLTATGTVHYLGTDALSPTALTTIPSRNATPVTNIFVDSLRSLNSKKYPANVPLTIDHSLLLTMGIGVNPCATCQNGSRVVAAINNVTFVMPTTAILQAHYYNISGVYTADFPGNPSIPFNYTGTPPTNLQTQNGTKVYKVEFNSTVQVVLQGTSIIAPESHPTHLHGFNFFVVGKGVGNYDPKNDPKKFNLVDPVERNTMSVPTAGWTAIRFRADNPGVWFMHCHLEVHTTWGLKMGFLVENGKGPNQSILPPPSDLPKC; encoded by the exons ATGGCATCTTTGGTTCAAGCTGTTGTTCTGGTGGCTCTTGCAACTTCATTTTTTCCTGCATTTGTGGAGTCGATTGTTCGTCATTACAAGTTCACT GTGGTGAGGAAAAATGCAACAAGATTGTGTGCAACTAAGCCTATTATCACTGTAAATGGAAAATTTCCAGGGCCAACTCTCTATGCTAGAGAAGATGATACAGTGCTTGTAAGGGTTGTCAACCATGTCCAAGACAATGTTACCATCCATTG GCATGGAGTCAGACAACTTCGGACAGGATGGTCGGACGGACCAGCATATATTACTCAATGCCCAATACAGACAGGGCAAAGCTATCTCTACAACTTCACCCTCACTGGGCAAAGAGGTACCCTTCTTTGGCATGCACATATCAACTGGCAAAGGGCAACGGTACATGGTGCCATCGTCATCTTGCCCAAACGGCGCGTTCCTTATCCATTCCCCAAGCCAGAAAAGGAAGAAATTATAATATTAG GAGAATGGTGGAGTTCAGATGTTGAGGCAGTAATCAACCAAGCAATGAAAATGGGAGTGGCTCCCAATGTATCAGATGCACACACCATCAATGGCCATCCTGGACCTGCACCAAATTGTTCTTCAAAGG GTTACACCCTACATGTGGAGAGTGGCAAGACCTACTTGCTCCGTATCATTAATGCAGCATTGAACGAAGAGCTCTTTTTCAAGATTGCAGGGCACAATTTGACTGTTGTTGAGGTCGATGCATCTTACGTTAAACCCTTCAAGACGGACACCATTTTCATCGCTCCAGGACAGACAACAAACGCCATTCTCACTGCTGATCAGAGTGCTGGAAAGTACTTAATAGCCGTTTCTCCTTTTATGGACACCATAGTTGCCACTGATAATCTAACTGCAACCGGAACAGTCCACTATCTAGGAACTGATGCACTTTCCCCTACTGCTCTCACTACCATTCCCTCTCGAAATGCTACCCCAGTAACCAACATTTTTGTAGACTCCCTACGGAGCCTAAACTCGAAAAAATACCCTGCTAATGTTCCATTGACAATTGATCATTCGTTGCTTCTAACTATGGGTATTGGTGTTAATCCTTGCGCTACTTGCCAAAATGGAAGCAGAGTTGTGGCAGCTATCAATAATGTTACCTTTGTCATGCCTACTACTGCTATCCTCCAAGCACATTATTATAATATAAGTGGTGTCTACACCGCGGATTTCCCTGGAAATCCATCAATACCTTTCAACTATACTGGCACTCCACCAACAAATTTGCAGACACAAAATGGTACAAAAGTTTACAAAGTTGAATTTAATTCAACTGTCCAGGTAGTGCTCCAAGGAACTTCTATCATAGCACCAGAGAGCCATCCAACACATCTACACGGATTTAATTTCTTTGTAGTTGGGAAAGGAGTTGGAAATTATGATCCTAAAAATGATCCAAAGAAGTTCAACCTTGTGGATCCAGTTGAGAGGAATACTATGAGTGTACCAACTGCTGGATGGACTGCCATTAGATTCCGAGCAGATAATCCTG GTGTTTGGTTTATGCACTGTCATTTGGAGGTTCATACAACATGGGGACTTAAGATGGGATTCCTGGTGGAAAATGGAAAAGGCCCTAATCAATCAATCCTACCTCCTCCAAGTGATCTTCCAAAATGCTAA
- the LOC107779249 gene encoding lachrymatory-factor synthase-like, with translation MEMKNEAGNEKWRGSVGGLVEGPIDQVWKLVSQSSKLSEWMPMVERCTDLAGEEGIPGYVRLVSGFMFPEKDGDRSWIKERLISMHISSHSYVYKMEASNVGFDGSTNSLKLFDYEDNTTLVNWTFEINPLEGSSEDTIIDYLGFLYKSCINRIKFAIDALPPLKNECTGE, from the exons atggaaatg AAAAATGAGGCAGGAAACGAGAAATGGCGCGGATCAGTAGGAGGCTTAGTAGAGGGTCCAATAGACCAAGTGTGGAAGTTAGTATCGCAAAGTAGTAAACTATCTGAATGGATGCCAATGGTGGAAAGATGCACTGATTTAGCTGGAGAAGAAGGAATTCCAGGCTACGTTCGGCTAGTTTCTGGTTTCATGTTCCCTGAAAAGGATGGAGACAGGTCCTGGATTAAGGAAAGACTAATTTCTATGCACATTTCATCACATAGTTATGTTTACAAAATGGAAGCAAGCAATGTTGGTTTTGATGGATCAACAAATTCACTAAAACTCTTTGATTATGAAGATAATACAACTCTTGTTAACTGGACATTTGAAATAAATCCACTGGAAGGTTCCTCTGAGGACACAATTATAGATTACTTGGGATTTCTTTATAAATCTTGTATTAATAGAATTAAGTTTGCTATTGATGCATTGCCTCCTCTCAAAAATGAGTGTACTGGAGAGTAA